A genomic segment from Epinephelus fuscoguttatus linkage group LG17, E.fuscoguttatus.final_Chr_v1 encodes:
- the LOC125904706 gene encoding sodium-dependent neutral amino acid transporter B(0)AT1-like isoform X1 — protein MRLVIPNPGLDDRIPSYEELEKMEEDEAGDRPKWDNKAQYILTCVGFCIGIGNVWRFPYLCQSHGGGAFLIPYLILLVVEGLPLLLLEFAIGQRLRKGSVGVWRAINPYLTGIGIASMLVSLLIGLYYNTLIAWILWYLFNSFQAPLPWTQCPLNDNGTGFVSECQRSSTVDYFYYRVTLNTSASIADSGGIHWPVVLCLLAAWTVMCVCYIRGIGTSGKAVYVTAILPYIVLAIFLIRGLTLKGSLSGLEFLFTPDVNELKKPTTWLDAGAQVFYAFSLAWGGLISFSSYNPVHNNCKQDAMILTAITGLTSIYAATVTYTIIGFRATEKYDICISDNIRILSNAFDLPEDSITASNYREALDYFNISSPGIVLGLDIKPCEMRKLLSEGVEGTGLAFIVFTEAITKMPGSPAWSVLFFIMLLCLGISTLFGNIEGVVVPLKDLNVLPKTWPQEALTGVTCAVAFVITLLFSLRSGFYWVTLFDNFAGSVPLLTIGFFEMIAVVYIYGIDRFNEDIKFMVGHKPSILWQISWRFISPLIVLVILVFYLVTQVQEELTYLVWDPTSAEFPSLASVTYPSWIYVIIFLLAGVPSLAVPVYALCRLIFVRCKKK, from the exons ATGAGACTGGTAATTCCTAACCCAGGACTGGATGACAGGATCCCTTCCTATGAGGAGCTGGAAAagatggaggaggatgaggCTGGGGACAGGCCCAAGTGGGACAACAAAGCTCAGTACATTTTAACCTGTGTGGGCTTCTGCATTGGGATTGGTAACGTGTGGCGGTTCCCTTACTTGTGCCAAAGTCATGGAGGAG GTGCTTTTTTGATCCCTTACCTGATCCTGCTGGTGGTGGAAGGGCTGCCCCTCCTGCTGCTGGAGTTTGCCATTGGCCAGCGTCTCAGGAAAGGCAGCGTGGGGGTGTGGAGGGCCATCAACCCCTATCTCACTGGTATTG GTATAGCCTCCATGCTGGTGTCCTTACTAATTGGACTTTACTACAACACCTTAATAGCCTGGATCCTGTGGTATCTCTTCAATTCCTTTCAAGCCCCGCTGCCTTGGACCCAGTGTCCTCTCAATGACAATGGCACAG GATTTGTATCAGAGTGTCAGCGGAGCTCCACTGTGGATTACTTTTATTACCGAGTGACTCTGAATACCTCAGCTTCTATAGCTGACTCTGGAGGAATCCACTGGCCTGTAGTGCTCTGCCTGCTCGCAGCCTGGACAGTCATGTGTGTCTGCTACATACGGGGGATTGGCACCTCAGGCAAG gcAGTATATGTTACAGCCATTCTACCTTACATAGTGCTGGCCATCTTCCTCATCCGGGGACTGACTCTTAAAGGTTCCCTGAGTGGATTAGAGTTTCTCTTCACACCAGAC GTTAATGAGTTGAAAAAACCAACAACTTGGCTGGACGCAGGTGCCCAGGTCTTTTATGCCTTCAGCTTAGCCTGGGGAGGCCTCATCTCCTTCTCAAGCTACAACCCTGTTCA CAACAACTGCAAGCAAGATGCTATGATTCTGACAGCCATAACTGGCCTCACCTCCATCTATGCTGCCACAGTCACCTACACCATCATTGGCTTCAGGGCAACAGAGAAATACGACATCTGTATCAGTGA TAACATCAGGATATTATCAAATGCATTTGACCTTCCTGAAGACAGCATCACTGCAAGCAACTACCGGGAAGCCTTGGATTATTTCAACATCTCCTCACCTGGTATTGTTCTTGGATTGGACATAAAACCCTGTGAAATGAGGAAACTTCTCAGTGAG ggaGTGGAGGGAACAGGTCTGGCCTTCATTGTGTTCACAGAAGCCATCACCAAGATGCCTGGTTCTCCAGCCTGGTCTGTCCTCTTCTTCATCATGCTTCTCTGCTTGGGAATCTCAACCTTGTTTGGCAACATTGAAGGGGTGGTGGTTCCACTGAAAGACCTTAATGTTTTACCGAAAACATGGCCACAAGAAGCACTGACTG GAGTAACCTGTGCTGTCGCCTTCGTCATCACCCTCCTGTTTTCTCTGCGGTCAGGGTTTTATTGGGTAACTCTCTTTGACAACTTTGCTGGATCTGTCCCACTTCTGACCATTGGATTTTTTGAGATGATAGCTGTTGTTTACATCTACGGCATAGACAG GTTCAATGAGGACATAAAATTCATGGTCGGACATAAGCCCTCCATCCTCTGGCAGATTTCATGGAGGTTCATCAGTCCTCTCATTGTTCTGGTTATCTTAGTTTTCTACCTGGTGACACAGGTTCAGGAGGAGCTCACCTACTTAGTCTGGGATCCCACTTCT GCGGAGTTCCCATCTCTGGCATCAGTAACGTACCCTTCGTGGATCTATGTGATCATCTTTCTTTTGGCAGGAGTGCCCAGTCTGGCAGTGCCTGTGTATGCATTATGTAGGCTGATCTTTGTTCGctgcaagaaaaaataa
- the LOC125904706 gene encoding sodium-dependent neutral amino acid transporter B(0)AT1-like isoform X2 gives MRLVIPNPGLDDRIPSYEELEKMEEDEAGDRPKWDNKAQYILTCVGFCIGIGNVWRFPYLCQSHGGGAFLIPYLILLVVEGLPLLLLEFAIGQRLRKGSVGVWRAINPYLTGIGIASMLVSLLIGLYYNTLIAWILWYLFNSFQAPLPWTQCPLNDNGTGFVSECQRSSTVDYFYYRVTLNTSASIADSGGIHWPVVLCLLAAWTVMCVCYIRGIGTSGKVNELKKPTTWLDAGAQVFYAFSLAWGGLISFSSYNPVHNNCKQDAMILTAITGLTSIYAATVTYTIIGFRATEKYDICISDNIRILSNAFDLPEDSITASNYREALDYFNISSPGIVLGLDIKPCEMRKLLSEGVEGTGLAFIVFTEAITKMPGSPAWSVLFFIMLLCLGISTLFGNIEGVVVPLKDLNVLPKTWPQEALTGVTCAVAFVITLLFSLRSGFYWVTLFDNFAGSVPLLTIGFFEMIAVVYIYGIDRFNEDIKFMVGHKPSILWQISWRFISPLIVLVILVFYLVTQVQEELTYLVWDPTSAEFPSLASVTYPSWIYVIIFLLAGVPSLAVPVYALCRLIFVRCKKK, from the exons ATGAGACTGGTAATTCCTAACCCAGGACTGGATGACAGGATCCCTTCCTATGAGGAGCTGGAAAagatggaggaggatgaggCTGGGGACAGGCCCAAGTGGGACAACAAAGCTCAGTACATTTTAACCTGTGTGGGCTTCTGCATTGGGATTGGTAACGTGTGGCGGTTCCCTTACTTGTGCCAAAGTCATGGAGGAG GTGCTTTTTTGATCCCTTACCTGATCCTGCTGGTGGTGGAAGGGCTGCCCCTCCTGCTGCTGGAGTTTGCCATTGGCCAGCGTCTCAGGAAAGGCAGCGTGGGGGTGTGGAGGGCCATCAACCCCTATCTCACTGGTATTG GTATAGCCTCCATGCTGGTGTCCTTACTAATTGGACTTTACTACAACACCTTAATAGCCTGGATCCTGTGGTATCTCTTCAATTCCTTTCAAGCCCCGCTGCCTTGGACCCAGTGTCCTCTCAATGACAATGGCACAG GATTTGTATCAGAGTGTCAGCGGAGCTCCACTGTGGATTACTTTTATTACCGAGTGACTCTGAATACCTCAGCTTCTATAGCTGACTCTGGAGGAATCCACTGGCCTGTAGTGCTCTGCCTGCTCGCAGCCTGGACAGTCATGTGTGTCTGCTACATACGGGGGATTGGCACCTCAGGCAAG GTTAATGAGTTGAAAAAACCAACAACTTGGCTGGACGCAGGTGCCCAGGTCTTTTATGCCTTCAGCTTAGCCTGGGGAGGCCTCATCTCCTTCTCAAGCTACAACCCTGTTCA CAACAACTGCAAGCAAGATGCTATGATTCTGACAGCCATAACTGGCCTCACCTCCATCTATGCTGCCACAGTCACCTACACCATCATTGGCTTCAGGGCAACAGAGAAATACGACATCTGTATCAGTGA TAACATCAGGATATTATCAAATGCATTTGACCTTCCTGAAGACAGCATCACTGCAAGCAACTACCGGGAAGCCTTGGATTATTTCAACATCTCCTCACCTGGTATTGTTCTTGGATTGGACATAAAACCCTGTGAAATGAGGAAACTTCTCAGTGAG ggaGTGGAGGGAACAGGTCTGGCCTTCATTGTGTTCACAGAAGCCATCACCAAGATGCCTGGTTCTCCAGCCTGGTCTGTCCTCTTCTTCATCATGCTTCTCTGCTTGGGAATCTCAACCTTGTTTGGCAACATTGAAGGGGTGGTGGTTCCACTGAAAGACCTTAATGTTTTACCGAAAACATGGCCACAAGAAGCACTGACTG GAGTAACCTGTGCTGTCGCCTTCGTCATCACCCTCCTGTTTTCTCTGCGGTCAGGGTTTTATTGGGTAACTCTCTTTGACAACTTTGCTGGATCTGTCCCACTTCTGACCATTGGATTTTTTGAGATGATAGCTGTTGTTTACATCTACGGCATAGACAG GTTCAATGAGGACATAAAATTCATGGTCGGACATAAGCCCTCCATCCTCTGGCAGATTTCATGGAGGTTCATCAGTCCTCTCATTGTTCTGGTTATCTTAGTTTTCTACCTGGTGACACAGGTTCAGGAGGAGCTCACCTACTTAGTCTGGGATCCCACTTCT GCGGAGTTCCCATCTCTGGCATCAGTAACGTACCCTTCGTGGATCTATGTGATCATCTTTCTTTTGGCAGGAGTGCCCAGTCTGGCAGTGCCTGTGTATGCATTATGTAGGCTGATCTTTGTTCGctgcaagaaaaaataa
- the LOC125904706 gene encoding sodium-dependent neutral amino acid transporter B(0)AT1-like isoform X3 — MLELESGNEVGVAGLQGAGAFLIPYLILLVVEGLPLLLLEFAIGQRLRKGSVGVWRAINPYLTGIGIASMLVSLLIGLYYNTLIAWILWYLFNSFQAPLPWTQCPLNDNGTGFVSECQRSSTVDYFYYRVTLNTSASIADSGGIHWPVVLCLLAAWTVMCVCYIRGIGTSGKAVYVTAILPYIVLAIFLIRGLTLKGSLSGLEFLFTPDVNELKKPTTWLDAGAQVFYAFSLAWGGLISFSSYNPVHNNCKQDAMILTAITGLTSIYAATVTYTIIGFRATEKYDICISDNIRILSNAFDLPEDSITASNYREALDYFNISSPGIVLGLDIKPCEMRKLLSEGVEGTGLAFIVFTEAITKMPGSPAWSVLFFIMLLCLGISTLFGNIEGVVVPLKDLNVLPKTWPQEALTGVTCAVAFVITLLFSLRSGFYWVTLFDNFAGSVPLLTIGFFEMIAVVYIYGIDRFNEDIKFMVGHKPSILWQISWRFISPLIVLVILVFYLVTQVQEELTYLVWDPTSAEFPSLASVTYPSWIYVIIFLLAGVPSLAVPVYALCRLIFVRCKKK; from the exons ATGCTGGAATTGGAATCTGGCAAtgaggtgggcgtggctggctTGCAGGGTGCAG GTGCTTTTTTGATCCCTTACCTGATCCTGCTGGTGGTGGAAGGGCTGCCCCTCCTGCTGCTGGAGTTTGCCATTGGCCAGCGTCTCAGGAAAGGCAGCGTGGGGGTGTGGAGGGCCATCAACCCCTATCTCACTGGTATTG GTATAGCCTCCATGCTGGTGTCCTTACTAATTGGACTTTACTACAACACCTTAATAGCCTGGATCCTGTGGTATCTCTTCAATTCCTTTCAAGCCCCGCTGCCTTGGACCCAGTGTCCTCTCAATGACAATGGCACAG GATTTGTATCAGAGTGTCAGCGGAGCTCCACTGTGGATTACTTTTATTACCGAGTGACTCTGAATACCTCAGCTTCTATAGCTGACTCTGGAGGAATCCACTGGCCTGTAGTGCTCTGCCTGCTCGCAGCCTGGACAGTCATGTGTGTCTGCTACATACGGGGGATTGGCACCTCAGGCAAG gcAGTATATGTTACAGCCATTCTACCTTACATAGTGCTGGCCATCTTCCTCATCCGGGGACTGACTCTTAAAGGTTCCCTGAGTGGATTAGAGTTTCTCTTCACACCAGAC GTTAATGAGTTGAAAAAACCAACAACTTGGCTGGACGCAGGTGCCCAGGTCTTTTATGCCTTCAGCTTAGCCTGGGGAGGCCTCATCTCCTTCTCAAGCTACAACCCTGTTCA CAACAACTGCAAGCAAGATGCTATGATTCTGACAGCCATAACTGGCCTCACCTCCATCTATGCTGCCACAGTCACCTACACCATCATTGGCTTCAGGGCAACAGAGAAATACGACATCTGTATCAGTGA TAACATCAGGATATTATCAAATGCATTTGACCTTCCTGAAGACAGCATCACTGCAAGCAACTACCGGGAAGCCTTGGATTATTTCAACATCTCCTCACCTGGTATTGTTCTTGGATTGGACATAAAACCCTGTGAAATGAGGAAACTTCTCAGTGAG ggaGTGGAGGGAACAGGTCTGGCCTTCATTGTGTTCACAGAAGCCATCACCAAGATGCCTGGTTCTCCAGCCTGGTCTGTCCTCTTCTTCATCATGCTTCTCTGCTTGGGAATCTCAACCTTGTTTGGCAACATTGAAGGGGTGGTGGTTCCACTGAAAGACCTTAATGTTTTACCGAAAACATGGCCACAAGAAGCACTGACTG GAGTAACCTGTGCTGTCGCCTTCGTCATCACCCTCCTGTTTTCTCTGCGGTCAGGGTTTTATTGGGTAACTCTCTTTGACAACTTTGCTGGATCTGTCCCACTTCTGACCATTGGATTTTTTGAGATGATAGCTGTTGTTTACATCTACGGCATAGACAG GTTCAATGAGGACATAAAATTCATGGTCGGACATAAGCCCTCCATCCTCTGGCAGATTTCATGGAGGTTCATCAGTCCTCTCATTGTTCTGGTTATCTTAGTTTTCTACCTGGTGACACAGGTTCAGGAGGAGCTCACCTACTTAGTCTGGGATCCCACTTCT GCGGAGTTCCCATCTCTGGCATCAGTAACGTACCCTTCGTGGATCTATGTGATCATCTTTCTTTTGGCAGGAGTGCCCAGTCTGGCAGTGCCTGTGTATGCATTATGTAGGCTGATCTTTGTTCGctgcaagaaaaaataa